The following coding sequences lie in one Fusobacterium russii ATCC 25533 genomic window:
- the rplU gene encoding 50S ribosomal protein L21 — MYAVIKTGGKQYKVTEGDVLRVEKLNAEVNATVELNEVLLVANSDNIKVGSPLVEGAKVVVEVLSQGKGAKVINFKYKPKKASHRKKGHRQLFTEVKVVSINA; from the coding sequence ATGTACGCAGTAATTAAAACTGGTGGTAAACAGTATAAAGTTACAGAAGGTGATGTATTAAGAGTAGAAAAATTAAATGCTGAAGTTAATGCAACTGTAGAACTAAACGAAGTTCTTTTAGTAGCTAATAGCGACAATATTAAAGTTGGTTCGCCTTTAGTTGAAGGAGCAAAAGTAGTTGTTGAGGTTTTATCTCAAGGAAAAGGTGCAAAAGTTATTAACTTCAAATACAAGCCTAAAAAAGCTAGCCACAGAAAAAAAGGTCATAGACAATTATTTACTGAAGTTAAAGTAGTTTCAATAAATGCTTAA
- a CDS encoding ribosomal-processing cysteine protease Prp — MTVVKIFRKNGNIIGYRANGHTSYSDYGTDIVCSAVSTALQLPLLSIQEILKAEVKFNINEDGFLEVDLRSLDKAVLDKINLSLETMVLFISDLSKQYPKNIKLVEKEEK; from the coding sequence ATGACAGTAGTAAAAATTTTTAGAAAAAATGGAAATATTATTGGATATAGAGCAAACGGTCATACTTCTTATTCAGATTATGGAACTGATATAGTGTGTTCTGCAGTTTCTACAGCTTTACAACTACCACTTTTAAGCATACAGGAGATACTTAAAGCAGAAGTAAAGTTCAATATAAATGAAGATGGATTTTTAGAAGTTGATTTAAGGTCTTTAGACAAAGCTGTTTTAGATAAAATAAATTTATCATTAGAAACAATGGTTTTATTTATAAGTGATTTATCAAAACAATATCCAAAAAATATTAAGCTTGTAGAGAAGGAGGAAAAATAA
- the rpmA gene encoding 50S ribosomal protein L27, giving the protein MRFLVNIQLFAHKKGQGSVKNGRDSNPKYLGVKKYDGEVVKAGNIIVRQRGTKFHAGNNMGIGKDHTLFALIDGYVKFERLGKTKKQVSIYSEK; this is encoded by the coding sequence ATGAGATTTTTAGTAAATATACAATTATTTGCACATAAAAAAGGACAAGGTTCTGTAAAAAACGGAAGAGATTCTAATCCTAAGTATCTTGGAGTTAAAAAATATGATGGTGAAGTTGTAAAAGCTGGTAACATCATAGTAAGACAAAGAGGAACAAAATTCCATGCTGGAAATAATATGGGAATTGGAAAAGATCATACACTTTTTGCATTAATTGATGGATATGTAAAATTTGAAAGATTAGGAAAAACTAAGAAACAAGTTTCTATATATTCTGAAAAATAA
- a CDS encoding M48 family metallopeptidase, whose translation MNKNKIKNFFLVFSMAFLIACTSTAPITGRRQLKLVDDVALVNSSVASYNQLINQTKAQGLLANNTADGRRLATIGRRIAKAVETYMLENGMGDRIKYLSWEFNLIKSKEINAFAMPGGKIAFYTGILPILKSDAGIAFVMGHEIGHVIAGHHAEGASNRQVAGIAAGLTNIFVGGPASALVSDGLSLGLLKFNRTQEYEADKYGLIFMAMAGYNPEEGVKAEERMAAISKSSGSDFTSTHPASDKRIQALKEFLPEAMRYYKK comes from the coding sequence ATGAATAAAAATAAAATTAAAAATTTCTTTCTTGTATTTTCTATGGCTTTTTTAATAGCCTGCACTTCTACAGCTCCTATAACTGGCAGACGCCAATTAAAATTAGTTGATGATGTAGCACTAGTTAATAGCTCAGTTGCTTCATATAACCAACTTATTAACCAAACAAAAGCTCAAGGGCTACTTGCAAATAATACAGCAGATGGTCGTAGACTTGCAACAATAGGAAGAAGAATAGCAAAAGCTGTTGAAACATATATGTTGGAAAATGGAATGGGAGATAGAATAAAATATTTAAGTTGGGAATTTAATTTAATAAAGAGCAAAGAAATAAATGCTTTTGCTATGCCGGGAGGAAAAATTGCATTTTATACTGGAATTCTACCTATCCTAAAAAGTGATGCAGGAATTGCCTTTGTGATGGGACATGAAATTGGTCATGTAATAGCAGGACATCATGCTGAGGGAGCAAGTAACAGGCAAGTTGCGGGAATTGCTGCCGGACTTACTAATATTTTCGTTGGAGGACCTGCTTCAGCACTTGTATCAGATGGACTTTCTTTAGGTTTGTTAAAATTTAATAGAACTCAGGAGTATGAGGCTGATAAATATGGCTTAATCTTTATGGCTATGGCTGGATATAACCCAGAAGAAGGAGTAAAAGCTGAAGAAAGAATGGCTGCAATATCTAAGAGTAGTGGCTCTGATTTTACATCAACTCACCCTGCAAGTGATAAAAGAATCCAAGCATTGAAAGAATTTTTACCTGAAGCTATGAGATATTATAAAAAATAG
- a CDS encoding flavin reductase family protein encodes MTKRKFKASVLLNPVPAVLVTCKNSEGKENVFTVAWTGTICSKPPMLYISIRPERLSYDYIKETKEFIINLPSSNQTKATDYCGVRSGRTNDKIKEMNFTMIKGENVNCSYIEECPINIECRVKNIVELGSHDMFIAEVIATHIDESLIDEKDKIHFENANLITYSHGEYYPLPKNSIGKFGFSVAKKIIKKKKVKK; translated from the coding sequence ATGACAAAGAGAAAATTTAAAGCAAGTGTTTTATTAAATCCAGTTCCGGCTGTATTAGTGACATGTAAAAATTCTGAGGGCAAAGAAAATGTTTTTACAGTTGCATGGACAGGAACAATCTGTTCTAAACCTCCAATGCTTTATATATCAATAAGACCTGAAAGATTATCTTATGACTATATCAAAGAAACAAAGGAATTCATAATAAATTTGCCTTCTTCTAATCAAACAAAGGCGACAGATTATTGTGGAGTTCGTTCTGGGAGAACAAATGATAAAATAAAAGAAATGAATTTTACTATGATAAAAGGTGAAAATGTAAATTGCTCTTATATTGAAGAATGTCCCATAAACATAGAATGTAGAGTTAAAAATATTGTGGAACTGGGCAGCCATGATATGTTTATTGCAGAGGTTATCGCGACACACATAGATGAATCTTTAATAGATGAAAAAGATAAGATACATTTTGAAAATGCAAACTTAATTACTTATTCTCATGGTGAGTATTATCCTCTTCCTAAAAATTCAATAGGTAAATTTGGTTTCTCTGTTGCCAAAAAAATAATTAAAAAGAAAAAAGTAAAAAAATAA
- a CDS encoding YtxH domain-containing protein, with translation MGIFDLIEARRRERERKRKAANAAKIIAGVGVGAALGILFAPKSGKKTREDIANAAKEGMDFVSENVNSAVKVIKDKSAELKEAVVEKYDQISNKNITEVVSENIEKLEEKIEDAKEKVKEKAEEAKEKAKDIKEKAEEKVKETKEKASK, from the coding sequence ATGGGAATATTTGATTTAATAGAAGCAAGACGTCGTGAAAGAGAAAGAAAAAGAAAGGCAGCTAATGCTGCAAAAATAATTGCCGGTGTTGGTGTTGGAGCAGCATTGGGTATATTATTTGCTCCAAAATCAGGTAAGAAGACTAGAGAAGACATTGCTAATGCAGCCAAAGAGGGTATGGATTTTGTTAGTGAAAATGTAAATTCTGCTGTAAAAGTTATTAAGGATAAAAGTGCGGAATTAAAGGAAGCAGTTGTTGAAAAATATGATCAAATCTCTAATAAAAATATAACTGAAGTTGTTTCTGAAAATATTGAAAAATTAGAAGAAAAGATAGAAGATGCTAAAGAAAAGGTAAAGGAAAAAGCAGAAGAAGCAAAAGAAAAAGCAAAGGATATCAAAGAAAAGGCTGAAGAGAAAGTGAAAGAAACTAAAGAAAAAGCTAGTAAATAA
- the pflA gene encoding pyruvate formate-lyase-activating protein → MQGYINSFESFGTKDGPGIRFVVFLQGCPLRCLYCHNVDTWDLRGKNYIETPEEVLKELHKVKGFLTGGITVSGGEPLLQASFVTELFKLCKAEGIHTALDTSGYIFDKHVKEVLDYTDLVLLDIKHIDKKMYKELTSVDLEPTLEFIKYLQKINKPTWLRYVLVPGYTDDEKDLNDWAKFVSQFDVVKRVDILPFHQMAFYKWEKTNREYKLKDTPTPTKEEIKKAEDIFRKYKLPLYEERT, encoded by the coding sequence ATGCAAGGTTATATTAATTCATTTGAATCATTTGGAACAAAAGATGGTCCAGGTATAAGATTTGTAGTTTTTCTACAAGGTTGCCCTTTGAGATGTCTATATTGTCATAATGTTGATACTTGGGATTTGAGAGGGAAAAACTATATTGAAACTCCTGAAGAAGTACTAAAAGAATTACATAAAGTTAAAGGGTTCCTAACAGGGGGGATAACAGTTTCCGGTGGTGAGCCACTTTTACAAGCAAGTTTTGTAACAGAACTTTTCAAACTTTGTAAAGCAGAAGGGATTCATACAGCGCTTGATACTTCCGGCTATATCTTTGATAAGCATGTTAAGGAAGTTTTAGACTATACTGATTTAGTTTTACTTGATATAAAGCATATTGATAAAAAAATGTATAAAGAGCTTACATCAGTTGATTTAGAACCAACTTTGGAGTTTATAAAATATTTACAGAAAATAAATAAACCCACTTGGCTTAGATATGTTTTAGTTCCAGGCTATACTGATGATGAAAAAGATTTAAATGATTGGGCTAAATTCGTTTCACAATTTGATGTAGTAAAAAGAGTAGACATATTACCTTTTCATCAGATGGCTTTTTACAAATGGGAAAAAACTAATAGAGAGTATAAGCTGAAAGATACTCCTACTCCTACAAAAGAAGAAATTAAAAAAGCAGAAGATATATTTAGAAAATATAAACTCCCACTTTATGAAGAAAGAACTTAA
- the pflB gene encoding formate C-acetyltransferase: MEAWRSFNAGEWQNSINVSNFIKLNYTEYKGDESFLEGPTENTLKLWDILSGMLKIEREKGIYDAETKIPSKIDAYGAGYINKDLETIVGLQTDAPLKRAIFPNGGLRMVQNSLEAFGYKLDPQTEEIYTKYRKSHNSGVFSAYTPTIKAARSTGIITGLPDAYGRGRIIGDYRRVALYGVDRLIAERKKEFDAYDPEEMTEDVIRDREEMFEQLEALKALKRMAEAYGFDIGRPAETAQEAIQWTYFGYLGAIKDQNGAAMSLGKTAGFLDIYIERDLKEGRITEKQAQEFIDHFVMKLRIVRFLRTPEYDALFSGDPVWVTESIGGMNNDGNSWVTKNAFRYLNTLYNLGTAPEPNLTILWSERLPENWKKFCSKVSIDTSSLQYENDDIMRPQFGEDYGIACCVSPMAIGQQMQFFGARANLPKALLYAINGGKDELKKVQVTPEGQFEKITGDYLNFDEVWEKYDKMLTWLASTYVKALNIIHYMHDKYSYEALEMALHSLDIKRTEACGIAGLSIVADSLAAIKYGKVRVIRDEEGDAVDYVVEQPYVPFGNNDDRTDELAVKVVRTFMNKIRSHKTYRDAEPTQSVLTITSNVVYGKKTGNTPDGRRAGEPFGPGANPMHGRDTKGAVASLASVAKLPFEDANDGISYTFAITPETLGKTDDEKKNNLVGLLDGYFRQTGHHLNVNVFGRELLEDAMVHPENYPQLTIRVSGYAVNFIKLTKEQQLDVINRTISNKM, from the coding sequence ATGGAAGCTTGGAGAAGTTTTAATGCAGGAGAATGGCAAAACAGTATAAATGTTAGCAACTTTATTAAGTTAAATTATACTGAATATAAAGGTGATGAATCTTTCTTAGAAGGTCCAACTGAAAATACTCTAAAATTATGGGATATTTTAAGTGGAATGTTAAAAATAGAAAGAGAAAAAGGGATTTACGACGCTGAAACTAAAATTCCTTCAAAAATTGATGCTTATGGTGCTGGTTATATCAATAAGGACTTGGAAACAATTGTTGGTTTACAAACTGATGCTCCTTTGAAGAGAGCAATATTCCCAAATGGTGGTTTAAGAATGGTTCAAAACTCACTTGAAGCATTTGGATATAAACTTGATCCCCAAACTGAAGAAATTTATACAAAATATAGAAAAAGCCACAATTCAGGAGTTTTCTCTGCATATACACCTACAATAAAAGCTGCAAGAAGTACAGGAATAATAACTGGTCTACCAGATGCTTATGGAAGAGGAAGAATTATTGGAGATTACAGAAGAGTTGCTCTTTATGGTGTTGATAGATTAATAGCAGAAAGAAAAAAAGAATTTGATGCTTATGATCCTGAAGAAATGACAGAAGATGTGATTAGAGATAGAGAAGAAATGTTTGAGCAATTAGAAGCTCTGAAAGCTTTAAAAAGAATGGCTGAAGCTTATGGTTTTGATATTGGAAGACCTGCTGAAACAGCTCAAGAAGCAATTCAATGGACTTATTTTGGTTATTTAGGTGCAATCAAAGACCAAAATGGTGCAGCGATGAGCTTAGGAAAAACTGCCGGTTTCTTAGATATATATATTGAAAGAGATTTAAAAGAAGGTAGAATTACAGAAAAACAAGCACAAGAATTTATTGATCACTTTGTAATGAAACTTAGAATAGTTAGATTCCTAAGAACTCCTGAATATGATGCTCTATTCTCTGGAGATCCAGTATGGGTTACTGAATCTATAGGCGGTATGAATAATGATGGAAATTCTTGGGTTACAAAAAATGCATTTAGATATTTAAATACACTTTACAATTTAGGAACTGCTCCTGAACCAAATTTGACTATTTTATGGAGTGAAAGATTACCAGAAAATTGGAAAAAATTCTGTTCTAAAGTTTCTATAGATACTTCTTCATTACAATATGAAAATGATGATATTATGAGACCTCAATTTGGAGAAGACTATGGAATAGCTTGTTGTGTATCTCCAATGGCAATTGGTCAACAAATGCAATTCTTCGGTGCAAGAGCTAACTTACCAAAAGCATTACTATATGCTATAAATGGCGGAAAAGATGAATTAAAGAAAGTACAAGTTACTCCTGAAGGACAATTTGAAAAAATTACTGGTGATTACCTAAACTTTGATGAAGTTTGGGAAAAATATGACAAGATGTTAACTTGGCTTGCTTCTACATATGTAAAAGCATTAAACATAATTCACTATATGCATGATAAATATTCTTATGAAGCATTAGAAATGGCATTACACTCTCTTGACATTAAAAGAACTGAGGCTTGTGGTATAGCTGGACTTTCAATAGTTGCTGACTCACTTGCTGCTATAAAATATGGTAAAGTAAGAGTAATAAGAGATGAAGAAGGAGATGCAGTTGATTATGTTGTAGAGCAACCTTATGTTCCATTCGGAAATAATGATGACAGAACAGATGAGCTTGCAGTAAAAGTTGTAAGAACATTTATGAATAAAATAAGATCTCATAAAACATACAGAGATGCTGAACCAACTCAATCAGTTTTAACAATAACTTCAAATGTTGTTTATGGAAAGAAAACTGGAAATACTCCTGATGGAAGAAGAGCTGGTGAACCATTTGGACCAGGAGCTAACCCTATGCATGGAAGAGATACTAAAGGTGCTGTAGCTTCACTTGCTTCTGTTGCTAAATTACCATTTGAAGATGCAAATGATGGAATTTCTTATACATTTGCTATAACTCCTGAAACATTAGGAAAAACTGATGATGAAAAGAAAAATAACCTAGTTGGATTGCTAGATGGATATTTTAGACAAACAGGACATCACTTAAATGTCAATGTATTCGGAAGAGAATTATTGGAAGATGCAATGGTTCATCCTGAAAATTATCCACAACTTACTATAAGAGTTTCTGGATATGCAGTTAACTTTATAAAATTAACAAAAGAACAACAATTAGATGTTATAAATAGAACTATAAGCAATAAAATGTAA
- a CDS encoding permease-like cell division protein FtsX: MNKIFGYDYRDIPYINRLKNRIFCGIVIIVLLLNLFVSLTLNFKKVADKSLFNPFIIVDLQHNLKEEEKNKIETDILSLKGVLSVRFMDKSESFALLQNDLNISIPESTNPLFDSMIVYLKDIDLAEKIQENLEGKEEIKQVYKENDFFERETERGLVFSIIQISSAIIAFLLAVISIIMFNLNTGIEFLNSVNISKDFQESIRISKIRNLLGFSSATIIGTLIFFNIYVLFRKFIFHNYFQYTMLSLWQIFILHIIVIAFLNFIVWILPANIFKIDGGEE; encoded by the coding sequence ATGAATAAAATATTTGGTTATGATTATAGAGATATTCCCTATATAAATCGATTAAAAAACAGGATTTTTTGTGGTATTGTAATTATAGTTTTACTTTTAAATCTCTTTGTATCCCTGACACTTAACTTTAAAAAAGTAGCTGATAAATCTCTTTTCAATCCATTTATAATTGTTGATTTACAGCATAATTTAAAAGAAGAGGAAAAAAATAAAATAGAAACAGATATTTTATCTTTAAAAGGAGTTTTGTCAGTTAGATTTATGGATAAATCTGAAAGTTTTGCCCTTCTACAAAATGATTTGAATATTTCGATTCCAGAGTCAACTAATCCTCTATTTGATTCTATGATTGTTTATTTAAAAGATATAGATTTGGCTGAAAAGATTCAAGAAAATTTAGAAGGCAAAGAAGAAATAAAGCAGGTCTATAAAGAAAATGATTTTTTTGAAAGAGAAACAGAGAGAGGACTTGTATTTTCAATTATTCAAATTTCGAGTGCCATTATAGCATTTTTATTAGCTGTGATTTCAATTATAATGTTTAATTTAAATACCGGTATAGAGTTTTTAAATTCTGTAAATATAAGCAAAGATTTTCAAGAAAGTATAAGAATCTCAAAAATCAGAAATTTATTGGGCTTCTCCTCTGCTACTATTATAGGGACACTAATATTTTTCAATATATATGTCTTATTTAGAAAATTTATATTTCATAATTATTTTCAATATACAATGCTATCTCTTTGGCAGATATTTATTTTACATATAATTGTGATAGCTTTCTTAAACTTCATTGTTTGGATTTTGCCTGCAAATATTTTTAAGATTGATGGAGGAGAAGAATGA
- a CDS encoding murein hydrolase activator EnvC family protein produces the protein MKKLSIAILFLILSFHSFPNKTINDMNKKIKNIDAEIQKKNTRIKNINTETSKLEKSIKELEVEIKKIEQERKEIENEIEIVKKNIDYGEKNLEISNREHEKKELEYIAKIIAWDKYAKVHSKELEEKVILKKNYREVLHGDLQRMEHIEKITGSIKEAKQKIEADKKKLDMLRNDLAANLKKSDLKKEEHKKLIEKLNVEKKGHQSKISELQKEKQRISKEIERIIKENIRKQEEARKKREKASSGSKTKPSKPVPTITNTEAYKKIGKTKKPVDGNIVVYFKEKKAGVVESNGIEIKSKVGATVIAAKAGQVIYADKFQGLGRVIMIDYGDNIIGVYGNLIATKVAINSKVSAGQAIGALGLSSDKEPNLYYELRVNLKPIDPLPTF, from the coding sequence ATGAAAAAATTAAGTATAGCTATACTTTTTCTTATACTTAGTTTCCATTCATTTCCTAATAAGACAATAAATGATATGAATAAAAAAATTAAAAATATTGATGCAGAAATTCAAAAGAAAAATACACGTATTAAAAATATCAATACTGAAACTTCTAAACTTGAAAAATCAATAAAAGAGCTTGAGGTCGAGATAAAAAAAATAGAACAAGAAAGAAAAGAAATAGAAAATGAAATTGAAATTGTTAAGAAGAATATAGATTATGGAGAAAAGAATTTGGAAATTTCCAATAGGGAACATGAGAAAAAAGAATTGGAATATATTGCAAAAATAATAGCCTGGGATAAATATGCCAAAGTTCATAGTAAGGAATTGGAAGAAAAAGTTATTTTGAAGAAAAATTATAGAGAAGTTCTTCATGGTGATTTACAGAGAATGGAACATATTGAAAAGATAACAGGAAGTATAAAAGAAGCCAAACAAAAGATAGAAGCGGACAAGAAAAAATTGGATATGCTTAGAAATGACTTGGCGGCCAATTTGAAAAAAAGTGACTTAAAGAAAGAGGAACACAAAAAGTTAATTGAAAAATTAAATGTTGAGAAAAAGGGACATCAGTCAAAAATATCTGAACTTCAGAAAGAAAAGCAAAGAATTTCAAAAGAAATTGAAAGAATTATAAAAGAAAATATAAGAAAACAGGAAGAAGCAAGGAAAAAAAGAGAGAAAGCAAGCTCTGGCTCAAAAACAAAGCCCTCTAAACCAGTTCCTACAATTACCAATACTGAGGCCTATAAAAAGATAGGTAAGACTAAAAAACCGGTTGACGGTAACATTGTTGTTTACTTTAAAGAAAAAAAGGCTGGAGTAGTTGAAAGCAATGGAATAGAAATTAAATCAAAAGTTGGAGCAACTGTTATTGCTGCAAAGGCTGGTCAAGTAATTTATGCAGATAAATTCCAAGGCTTGGGAAGAGTTATCATGATAGATTATGGTGACAATATAATTGGAGTTTATGGAAATTTAATTGCAACCAAAGTTGCTATTAATTCTAAAGTTTCTGCTGGACAAGCAATTGGAGCTTTAGGTCTTTCTAGCGATAAAGAACCTAACTTATATTATGAATTAAGAGTAAATTTAAAACCAATAGATCCTCTGCCAACATTTTAA
- a CDS encoding NAD(+)/NADH kinase, producing the protein MKKICIIYNEAKENAIKIYEDIQKYLKYKAVKLLSIKQISKADYVIVIGGDGTLLRAFQKVKNKNSKIVAINAGTLGFMTEIRKDYYEKILEDILKDDINIEERYFLKVKIGNKNYEALNEVYLTKDNIKRNIVSSEIFVENKFLGEFKGDGVILSTPTGSTAYSLSAGGPVVTPELKLFLITPIAPHNLNTRPLILSGDLEIRLNLSAPSRQAYITIDGNIHHKINDKDIIEIKYSEERLKLVIPKTRNYYEVLREKLKWGENLC; encoded by the coding sequence ATGAAAAAAATATGTATTATTTATAATGAAGCAAAAGAAAATGCTATAAAAATATATGAGGATATTCAGAAATATTTGAAATATAAAGCTGTAAAGTTGCTTTCAATAAAACAGATTTCAAAGGCAGATTATGTAATTGTAATTGGCGGAGATGGAACACTTCTTAGAGCATTTCAAAAAGTAAAAAATAAGAATTCTAAAATAGTTGCTATAAATGCTGGAACTTTAGGTTTTATGACAGAAATTAGAAAAGATTACTATGAAAAAATTTTAGAAGATATTCTAAAGGATGATATTAATATTGAAGAAAGATATTTTCTTAAGGTAAAGATAGGAAATAAAAACTATGAGGCCTTAAATGAAGTTTATTTGACAAAAGATAACATAAAAAGAAATATTGTGAGTTCTGAAATTTTTGTTGAAAATAAATTTTTAGGGGAATTTAAAGGAGATGGAGTAATTTTATCCACCCCAACAGGATCTACAGCCTATTCTCTTTCAGCAGGAGGACCTGTTGTGACTCCGGAGTTGAAGTTATTTTTAATAACACCCATAGCTCCACATAATTTAAATACGCGACCTCTTATTCTATCGGGAGATTTAGAAATCAGATTGAATTTGTCCGCTCCCAGTAGGCAAGCTTATATAACAATAGATGGCAATATTCATCATAAAATAAATGATAAAGATATAATAGAGATAAAGTATTCGGAAGAGAGATTAAAACTTGTTATACCTAAGACAAGAAACTATTATGAAGTACTTAGAGAAAAATTAAAATGGGGAGAAAATCTATGTTAA
- the recN gene encoding DNA repair protein RecN yields the protein MGRKSMLRELKIENLAIIDELDLEFEKGFAVLTGETGAGKSIILSGINLLIGEKATIDMIRDGEESLLAQGVFDINSEQVKNLEELGIETENNEVIVRRYLSRSGKAKVYVNNIRIGLNELKNVMSKLVDIVGQHSHQMLLNKANHIKLLDSFLSKEDKEIKIDIETLVKEYKSLEERIEDILKSKKEILEKKEFYEYQLQEIEKLKLISGEEEILENEYKKAFNAEKIREKLFETLDYLKNNEDSALDGILQSKRNLEYLDKYDKEYGGLAKKLENLYYELEDCTSNIESLGENIGEFDGRNLEKITSRMNSLKRIKEKYKREIPELIEYRESLKKKLSLFEDSDFEIQDLEKKLNICREKYNLLAENLHKLREKVAVKIEKTLLDELKFLNMENAVVKIEINKDERISNEGFDDVEFLISTNLGQSLKPLSKIASGGEVSRIMLALKVIFSKVDNIPILIFDEIDTGVGGETVRKIALKLKEIGESTQIISITHSPVIASKANQQFFIEKYVKDEKTISRVRKLKTEERVKEIGRMMVGEKISSDVLEIANKMLNEV from the coding sequence ATGGGGAGAAAATCTATGTTAAGAGAGCTTAAAATTGAAAATTTAGCTATTATTGATGAATTAGATTTAGAATTTGAAAAAGGTTTTGCCGTTCTTACTGGTGAAACAGGAGCTGGAAAATCAATAATTTTGAGTGGAATAAATTTATTAATTGGTGAGAAAGCAACTATTGATATGATAAGAGATGGAGAAGAAAGTTTGCTTGCACAAGGAGTTTTTGATATAAATAGTGAACAAGTAAAAAATCTTGAAGAACTAGGAATAGAAACTGAAAATAATGAAGTAATAGTAAGAAGGTATTTAAGTAGAAGTGGAAAGGCAAAAGTCTATGTCAATAACATAAGAATTGGCTTAAATGAGCTTAAGAATGTGATGTCTAAACTTGTTGATATAGTTGGACAACACTCACACCAAATGTTACTTAATAAGGCGAATCATATAAAACTTTTAGATAGTTTTCTATCAAAAGAAGATAAAGAAATAAAAATAGATATAGAAACTTTAGTAAAAGAATATAAAAGCCTTGAAGAGAGAATTGAAGATATTTTAAAAAGTAAAAAGGAAATTTTGGAAAAAAAAGAATTTTATGAATATCAGCTTCAAGAAATAGAGAAATTAAAGTTAATTTCTGGAGAAGAAGAAATTCTTGAAAATGAATATAAAAAAGCATTTAATGCTGAAAAAATAAGAGAAAAGCTATTTGAAACTTTGGATTATCTAAAAAACAATGAAGATTCAGCTCTTGATGGCATTTTACAAAGCAAAAGAAATTTGGAATATTTAGATAAATATGATAAAGAATATGGAGGGCTTGCTAAAAAACTTGAAAATTTATACTATGAATTGGAGGACTGTACTTCTAATATTGAAAGTTTGGGAGAAAATATAGGAGAGTTTGATGGACGAAATTTAGAAAAAATAACTTCTCGAATGAATTCTTTAAAAAGAATTAAAGAAAAATATAAAAGAGAGATTCCCGAGCTAATAGAATACAGAGAAAGTCTAAAAAAGAAACTTTCTCTTTTTGAAGACAGTGATTTTGAAATTCAGGATTTAGAAAAAAAATTAAATATTTGTAGAGAAAAATATAATTTACTTGCTGAAAATTTACATAAACTTAGAGAGAAAGTTGCTGTAAAAATTGAAAAAACCCTTCTTGATGAGTTAAAATTTTTAAATATGGAGAATGCAGTTGTTAAAATTGAAATAAATAAAGATGAAAGAATTTCAAATGAAGGCTTTGATGATGTTGAGTTTTTAATATCAACTAATTTGGGTCAGAGTTTAAAACCATTATCAAAGATAGCTTCTGGAGGAGAAGTAAGCCGAATTATGTTAGCACTTAAAGTTATTTTTTCTAAGGTTGACAATATTCCAATTTTGATTTTTGATGAAATTGATACCGGTGTAGGTGGAGAAACTGTAAGAAAAATTGCATTAAAATTAAAAGAAATTGGAGAAAGTACTCAGATAATATCTATTACACATTCTCCTGTAATAGCATCTAAAGCAAATCAACAATTTTTTATTGAGAAATATGTAAAGGATGAAAAAACAATAAGCAGGGTCAGAAAACTAAAGACTGAGGAAAGAGTAAAAGAAATTGGCAGAATGATGGTTGGGGAAAAAATAAGTTCTGATGTTCTTGAAATTGCAAATAAGATGTTAAATGAGGTTTAA